Proteins from a single region of Bacteroidia bacterium:
- a CDS encoding AIR synthase related protein has protein sequence MDNQLKYNLRGVSASKEDVHNAIKNIDKGIFPKAFCKIIPDYLSGDKEYCIVMHADGAGTKSSLAYIYWKETGDMSVWKGIAQDAVVMNTDDLLCVGATDNILLSSTIGRNKNLISGEVISAIINGTENLLEELRNYGIGIYSTGGETADVGDLVRTLIVDSTVVCRMKRSDVIDNANIKAGDVIVGLASYGQASYEKEYNGGMGSNGLTSARHDVFEKQLAQKYPESYDAAVPENLIYSGNKKLSEKIIFQHEKNQIETTVGKLVLSPTRTYAPVIKKVLDEHRKNIHGMVHCSGGGQTKILHFVDNLHIVKNNFLPIPPLFRLIQEQSNTDWKEMYKVFNMGHRMEIYLPKEHAQSIIDISKSFGIDAQIIGFVEASDKKQLTIKSEVGEFIY, from the coding sequence ATGGACAATCAATTGAAATATAATTTACGTGGCGTTTCCGCTTCTAAGGAAGATGTTCACAATGCGATTAAAAATATTGATAAAGGTATTTTTCCGAAAGCATTTTGTAAGATCATTCCTGATTATTTAAGTGGAGACAAAGAGTATTGCATCGTGATGCACGCCGACGGAGCTGGTACCAAATCATCTTTGGCATATATTTATTGGAAGGAAACCGGCGATATGTCGGTTTGGAAAGGCATTGCACAGGATGCTGTGGTGATGAATACGGACGATTTGCTTTGTGTGGGTGCAACGGATAATATTTTGCTTTCTTCGACTATTGGACGAAATAAAAATCTTATTTCTGGAGAAGTTATTTCTGCCATTATCAATGGAACAGAAAATTTGTTGGAAGAATTGAGAAACTACGGAATCGGAATTTATTCCACTGGTGGAGAAACCGCTGATGTGGGCGATTTAGTACGTACATTAATTGTGGATTCTACCGTTGTTTGTCGCATGAAACGTAGTGATGTGATTGACAATGCGAATATAAAAGCAGGCGATGTAATTGTGGGATTGGCTTCTTACGGACAAGCATCGTACGAAAAAGAATACAATGGCGGCATGGGAAGTAACGGATTAACATCTGCCAGACACGATGTTTTTGAAAAACAGTTGGCGCAAAAATATCCTGAAAGTTACGATGCTGCAGTTCCTGAAAATTTAATTTACAGCGGCAATAAAAAGCTCAGCGAAAAAATAATTTTTCAACACGAAAAAAATCAAATTGAAACAACTGTTGGAAAATTGGTGCTTTCGCCAACTCGTACGTACGCTCCGGTGATAAAAAAAGTATTGGATGAGCATCGTAAAAACATTCACGGAATGGTTCATTGTAGCGGTGGCGGACAAACAAAAATTTTACATTTTGTAGATAATTTACACATCGTAAAAAATAATTTTTTACCGATACCTCCTTTGTTTCGTTTGATACAAGAGCAATCTAATACCGATTGGAAAGAAATGTACAAAGTATTTAACATGGGTCATCGCATGGAAATTTATTTGCCAAAAGAACACGCACAAAGTATTATTGACATTTCAAAATCATTTGGAATTGATGCTCAAATAATAGGATTTGTAGAGGCATCTGATAAAAAACAACTCACCATTAAAAGCGAAGTTGGAGAATTTATTTACTAA
- a CDS encoding OmpA family protein, with translation MKITKQLSVFFIAVFVFSMSSVSVKAQKNFTKDADMAFQGQQYFNAIELYKKAYAKVKKKDEKARIIFQTAECYKDINDTKQAESWYQKAVKAKYPDPKATLYLADMKKINGKYDEALIEYNNYKQMVPSDPRGEDGAKSCELAQKWKDNPTRYDVENMSMINSRDEDFAPAYGDRKHKSLIFSSTRPGAIGDKTDLNTGQTYSDLYTTTVDKNGKWSTPVSLAAPINSEYNEGAAEMDNKDKMIYFTRCGVVKNSQAKCQLYVATKKGSGWGDPELLPFCVDSFAFGHPSISEDGMTLFFSSDMPGGQGGKDIWFSKYDKKAKKWGNPINAGPEINTPQDEMYPYIRDDNTLYFSSNGHLGMGGLDIYSAQKIGDDKWGKVTNMLYPINSSGDDFAIIFDGKNERGYLSSNRDGGKGSDDIYSFVLPPLIFTIQGVVADKESKQPIPNATVKLLGSDGSSVEATTDKAGMYKFAENGKDRYVNPNTSYVISASATDFIKTANSSAKETTVGVNEAKIFIHNFELQSAPKGKEISFPQVLYDVNKATLRPESKDSLNALYQTLVDNPTITIELDANTDQRGSRALNIKLSQARAQSCVSYLISKGIDSVRMTPKGWAFDRPLVSMKEINKMKTKEEKEAAFQKNRRTSFRVLSTDYHNPKDTNKTTTPTQIIKVKGETEDYDHSDENGGSTPAPTTPSPTNNNNATTPKK, from the coding sequence ATGAAAATAACCAAACAACTCTCCGTTTTTTTTATCGCTGTATTTGTTTTTTCAATGAGTTCAGTAAGTGTGAAAGCACAAAAGAATTTCACGAAGGATGCAGACATGGCATTCCAAGGTCAGCAATACTTCAATGCCATTGAGTTATACAAAAAGGCATACGCTAAAGTGAAAAAGAAAGATGAGAAAGCGCGTATTATTTTCCAGACAGCAGAATGTTATAAAGACATCAATGATACGAAACAAGCAGAATCGTGGTATCAAAAAGCCGTAAAGGCAAAATATCCAGACCCAAAAGCAACACTTTATTTGGCGGATATGAAAAAAATAAACGGCAAATACGATGAGGCACTTATCGAGTACAATAATTACAAGCAAATGGTTCCTTCTGATCCAAGAGGTGAAGATGGCGCTAAATCTTGTGAGTTGGCTCAAAAATGGAAAGACAATCCTACTCGTTACGATGTAGAAAATATGTCGATGATTAATTCGAGAGATGAAGATTTTGCTCCTGCTTATGGAGATAGAAAACACAAATCTTTGATTTTTTCATCTACCAGACCTGGAGCTATCGGAGATAAAACCGACTTAAATACAGGACAAACATACAGCGATTTATATACTACAACCGTTGATAAAAATGGAAAGTGGAGTACACCTGTAAGTTTAGCTGCTCCTATAAATTCGGAATACAACGAAGGTGCAGCAGAAATGGACAATAAGGACAAAATGATTTATTTTACACGCTGCGGAGTAGTTAAAAACTCGCAAGCTAAATGTCAACTTTACGTGGCTACAAAAAAAGGAAGCGGTTGGGGAGATCCTGAGTTATTACCTTTTTGCGTAGATAGTTTTGCCTTCGGACATCCTTCTATTTCAGAAGATGGAATGACTTTATTTTTCTCTTCAGATATGCCAGGCGGACAAGGTGGAAAAGACATTTGGTTTTCTAAATACGATAAAAAAGCAAAAAAATGGGGAAATCCAATCAATGCCGGACCAGAAATTAACACTCCTCAAGATGAAATGTATCCTTATATACGCGACGACAATACCTTGTATTTTTCTTCCAATGGACATCTTGGAATGGGCGGATTAGATATTTATAGCGCTCAAAAAATAGGCGATGACAAATGGGGAAAAGTTACCAATATGTTATATCCTATCAATTCTTCTGGAGATGATTTTGCCATTATTTTTGACGGAAAGAATGAAAGAGGTTATTTATCTTCCAACCGCGATGGCGGAAAAGGAAGCGATGATATTTATTCATTTGTATTACCTCCATTAATTTTTACAATACAAGGTGTAGTTGCGGATAAAGAATCCAAACAACCTATCCCAAATGCTACAGTTAAATTATTGGGTTCCGACGGTTCTTCTGTAGAAGCTACTACGGATAAAGCGGGTATGTATAAATTTGCTGAAAATGGCAAAGATCGTTACGTAAACCCGAATACATCTTATGTGATTTCTGCCAGTGCTACAGATTTTATCAAAACGGCTAACAGTAGTGCCAAAGAAACAACAGTGGGTGTAAACGAGGCGAAAATTTTCATACATAATTTTGAGTTGCAATCGGCTCCGAAAGGAAAAGAAATTTCTTTCCCTCAAGTATTATATGACGTAAACAAAGCTACTTTGAGACCAGAATCAAAAGATTCTTTGAATGCACTTTATCAAACATTGGTGGACAATCCAACTATCACAATTGAGTTGGATGCAAACACGGATCAACGTGGTAGTAGAGCACTCAACATCAAACTTTCTCAAGCGCGGGCACAATCTTGCGTTAGTTATTTGATTTCTAAAGGAATTGATTCTGTGCGTATGACGCCAAAAGGTTGGGCATTCGATCGTCCATTGGTTTCTATGAAAGAAATCAATAAAATGAAAACGAAAGAAGAAAAAGAAGCCGCTTTCCAAAAAAATAGAAGGACTTCTTTCAGAGTGTTAAGTACTGATTATCACAATCCGAAAGACACTAATAAAACAACAACGCCAACGCAAATTATTAAAGTAAAAGGTGAAACAGAAGATTACGATCATTCTGACGAGAATGGCGGATCAACACCAGCGCCAACAACTCCGTCCCCAACAAATAATAACAATGCAACGACACCTAAAAAGTAA
- a CDS encoding universal stress protein — protein MTAFKIQKILIPIDFSETSLLAVKHGAFMAKLYKADICLLHVFEKQWSHFNVILPQVQIEDLSGFTNKIEAKLAEIAEGIRKEYAVKTTSICAPGNIFSEIVTIVNNEKIDVVVMGTHGVSGAEEFFMGSNTFKVVTKSPCPVLSVQTHAKKLGFSTILLPIDDSSHSRQKVMQAIELASHYNSKVHILGIVDSDVNLDKFKLKINQVENFLTKHNVNFIAETINNDNPATATLAYAKKICADLIMIMTDQEESLTGFLLGNYAQQIVNHSKIPVFSIRPIEGEYKFVDLTGDWRM, from the coding sequence ATGACAGCATTTAAAATACAAAAAATATTAATTCCGATTGACTTTTCGGAAACGTCCTTATTAGCGGTTAAACATGGTGCTTTTATGGCAAAATTGTATAAAGCAGACATTTGTTTGTTACATGTTTTTGAAAAGCAATGGTCGCATTTTAATGTTATTTTACCTCAAGTGCAGATCGAGGATTTATCGGGATTTACCAATAAAATAGAAGCAAAATTAGCCGAAATTGCTGAAGGTATTCGGAAGGAATATGCTGTAAAAACGACAAGTATTTGTGCTCCCGGAAATATTTTTAGCGAAATTGTAACGATTGTAAACAACGAAAAGATTGATGTAGTAGTAATGGGAACACACGGCGTATCGGGGGCAGAGGAGTTCTTTATGGGAAGCAACACGTTCAAAGTAGTTACCAAATCTCCTTGTCCCGTACTCTCGGTGCAAACACACGCTAAAAAATTAGGATTCTCTACTATTTTATTGCCGATTGACGATTCATCGCACTCACGTCAAAAAGTGATGCAAGCGATTGAATTGGCTTCGCATTACAATTCGAAAGTGCATATTTTAGGAATTGTAGATAGCGATGTAAATTTGGATAAGTTCAAATTGAAGATCAATCAAGTTGAAAATTTCTTGACAAAGCACAACGTGAATTTTATTGCCGAAACGATAAATAATGATAATCCTGCTACGGCTACCTTGGCTTATGCAAAGAAAATATGCGCTGACTTAATTATGATTATGACCGATCAGGAAGAAAGTTTAACTGGATTTTTGCTTGGAAATTATGCACAACAAATTGTGAATCATTCCAAAATACCTGTTTTTAGTATCAGACCAATTGAAGGAGAATATAAATTTGTTGATTTAACAGGTGATTGGAGAATGTAA
- a CDS encoding C1 family peptidase — translation MTKKLNLALLIGIGFSITLNAQTDTTKIYNKKGGGYIFTAVKDIEATSVKDQSQTGTCWDFSTTSFFESELIRMGKEDMDLSEMFTVWHTYSDKAEKYVRMHGNLTFGPGGEAHDVRSVMEKYGAVPNAVYNGLPDEQKKYNHDELDKALKAFLDAVISAPSGKISAEWHTAFDNILNAYLGPLPTTFEYQGKSYTPQSYLKSLGLHPEDYLEITSFTHHPFYTQFPLEVQDNWAWDEDYNVPLTDLMSIIDNAINNGYTVAWGSDVSNPGFSYKNGVAILPAKEWSDFTSKAQIDSLFLHPVEQMNVTQEERQKDFDNYVTQDDHGMQIVGIYKAQDGTKYYKVKNSWGLKGNDLNGYFFVSAAYVMMNTTDIMVNKAIIPKEISKKMGVK, via the coding sequence ATGACAAAAAAATTAAACCTTGCTTTGCTTATTGGGATTGGTTTTTCAATCACTTTAAATGCACAAACTGATACCACAAAAATATACAATAAAAAAGGTGGAGGATATATTTTTACAGCCGTAAAAGACATCGAAGCCACTTCTGTAAAAGATCAAAGTCAAACTGGAACGTGTTGGGATTTTTCCACTACTTCTTTTTTTGAATCGGAGCTTATCCGCATGGGTAAAGAGGATATGGACTTGTCGGAAATGTTTACCGTTTGGCATACTTATTCCGATAAAGCTGAAAAATATGTGCGTATGCACGGAAATTTAACGTTTGGTCCAGGCGGTGAAGCGCACGATGTACGCAGTGTGATGGAAAAATACGGAGCAGTGCCCAATGCTGTTTACAATGGTTTGCCGGATGAACAAAAAAAATACAATCACGATGAATTGGACAAAGCCTTGAAAGCCTTTTTGGATGCAGTTATTAGCGCACCGAGTGGAAAAATATCTGCAGAATGGCATACCGCTTTCGATAATATTTTGAATGCATATTTAGGTCCATTACCAACTACATTTGAGTATCAAGGGAAATCGTACACTCCACAATCATACTTGAAATCATTGGGTTTGCATCCGGAAGATTATTTGGAAATCACTTCGTTTACACACCATCCGTTTTACACTCAATTTCCGTTGGAAGTGCAAGACAACTGGGCTTGGGATGAAGATTACAATGTGCCATTAACGGATTTAATGTCAATTATCGACAATGCCATTAACAATGGATATACTGTTGCTTGGGGTTCTGATGTGAGTAATCCGGGTTTTTCATATAAAAATGGAGTGGCAATTCTTCCAGCAAAGGAATGGAGTGATTTTACAAGCAAAGCGCAAATAGACAGTTTGTTTTTACATCCCGTAGAGCAAATGAATGTAACGCAAGAAGAACGTCAAAAAGATTTTGATAATTACGTAACGCAAGATGATCATGGAATGCAAATTGTGGGTATTTACAAGGCGCAAGATGGAACCAAATATTATAAAGTGAAAAACTCTTGGGGCTTAAAAGGAAATGATTTGAACGGTTATTTTTTCGTTTCGGCGGCTTACGTGATGATGAATACGACCGATATCATGGTGAATAAAGCAATTATTCCGAAAGAGATTTCGAAAAAAATGGGCGTAAAATAA
- a CDS encoding GlmU family protein produces the protein MNYILVDDAEVRENLLPLTFTRPIADIRIGILTIREKWEYFLGEKTFSETSSYLKKKFPEAPQKGKNNVWINGSVLPNQSLVEEIKKIKPNEILQHGNTLIAFHTSEKINFEDSQKIIFQAFEKKAIKKNSREKIIFQIRFLHDIFSKNAEAIEADFKILTKNKKSQSISKTNNVIGVKNIFLEKGAVVECAVLNASAGPIYIGKDAEIMEGSLVRGPFALGEHATLKMGTKIYGATTVGPHSKVGGEINNSVIFGYSNKAHDGFLGNSVIGEWCNLGADTNNSNLKNNYSDVQLWNYRKNNFENTGLQFCGLIMGDHSKCGINTMFNTGTVVGVSANVFGAGFPPKFIPSFSWGGVQGFTDYKLDRACAVAEKVMQRRGIKFDSIEKNIFSSVFKMDKKNRK, from the coding sequence ATGAATTATATTTTAGTCGATGATGCGGAGGTAAGAGAAAATTTATTGCCGCTTACTTTTACGCGGCCGATTGCAGACATTCGCATTGGAATCCTTACCATTCGCGAAAAGTGGGAATATTTTTTAGGCGAAAAAACATTTTCGGAAACAAGTTCTTATTTGAAAAAAAAATTTCCGGAAGCTCCTCAAAAAGGAAAAAACAATGTGTGGATTAACGGAAGTGTTTTACCAAATCAATCACTTGTTGAAGAAATAAAAAAAATAAAGCCGAACGAAATTCTTCAGCACGGAAACACGCTTATCGCTTTTCATACCAGCGAAAAAATAAATTTCGAGGACTCTCAAAAAATAATTTTTCAAGCCTTCGAAAAAAAAGCAATCAAAAAAAACAGTCGCGAAAAAATAATTTTTCAAATCCGTTTTTTGCATGATATTTTTTCGAAAAATGCCGAAGCCATTGAGGCTGATTTTAAAATACTCACTAAAAATAAAAAGTCGCAAAGCATTTCAAAAACAAACAACGTTATTGGTGTAAAAAATATTTTTTTAGAGAAAGGAGCTGTGGTTGAATGTGCTGTTTTAAATGCATCTGCAGGACCAATTTACATAGGAAAGGATGCTGAAATTATGGAAGGTTCTTTGGTGCGTGGGCCTTTTGCTTTAGGCGAACATGCCACACTTAAAATGGGAACGAAAATTTACGGAGCTACTACTGTTGGTCCACATTCGAAGGTTGGAGGAGAGATAAATAATTCCGTTATTTTTGGTTATTCGAACAAAGCGCACGATGGTTTTTTGGGAAATTCGGTGATTGGAGAATGGTGCAATTTGGGTGCGGATACGAATAATTCCAATTTAAAAAATAATTACTCGGACGTTCAATTATGGAATTATCGAAAAAATAATTTTGAAAATACAGGTTTGCAATTTTGTGGATTGATTATGGGAGATCATTCTAAATGCGGCATTAACACAATGTTTAATACAGGTACGGTTGTTGGCGTGAGTGCAAATGTTTTTGGCGCAGGATTTCCTCCAAAATTTATTCCTTCTTTTTCTTGGGGAGGAGTGCAAGGTTTTACGGATTATAAATTAGATAGAGCTTGTGCAGTTGCCGAAAAAGTAATGCAACGCAGAGGAATTAAGTTTGATTCCATCGAAAAAAATATTTTTTCGAGCGTGTTTAAAATGGATAAAAAGAATCGAAAATAG
- a CDS encoding 4-hydroxy-3-methylbut-2-enyl diphosphate reductase, with product MKTFNIPEFYKSAIIGKIKETRKLRDPKKKDFSPTLLDLGNIRFYIARHFGFCYGVENAIETAFKAIEENPEKKIFLLSQMIHNPEVNKDLTERGVKFIMDTSGKQIIPWEELNANDIVIIPAFGTTLDIEKKLKTIGMELQKYNTTCPFVERVWKKSEKLGQENYTIIIHGKYNHEETRATFSHSEINSPCIIIKNMEEAVKLADFILKKINLEVFNSFFKNRYSENFNPERDLEKIGVINQTTMLATETQDIADFLKKTMIEKYGAESLKNHFADTRDTLCYATNENQEATYHLLKENADLAIVVGGYNSSNTSHIVELCEQKLPTFFISSANEIVSKEKINHYNYHQRKELCTENYFPKKNPVTVLLTSGASCPDAVIEAVLKKIISFFETEKQLEEALKNWELL from the coding sequence GTGAAAACTTTTAACATTCCCGAATTTTACAAAAGTGCCATCATCGGAAAAATCAAGGAAACCCGTAAACTGCGCGATCCTAAAAAAAAAGATTTCTCTCCTACTCTGCTTGATTTAGGCAACATTCGATTTTACATTGCGCGGCATTTTGGTTTTTGTTACGGTGTTGAAAACGCTATCGAAACCGCTTTTAAAGCGATTGAAGAAAATCCCGAAAAAAAAATTTTTTTATTGAGTCAAATGATTCACAATCCGGAAGTGAACAAGGATTTGACGGAACGCGGCGTGAAATTTATTATGGATACTTCTGGCAAACAAATTATTCCGTGGGAAGAGTTGAATGCGAATGATATTGTGATTATCCCAGCTTTCGGAACCACACTTGACATCGAAAAAAAGCTCAAAACAATTGGAATGGAACTGCAAAAATACAACACCACTTGTCCTTTTGTAGAGCGCGTTTGGAAGAAATCTGAAAAGTTAGGACAAGAAAATTACACGATAATTATACATGGAAAATACAATCACGAAGAAACGCGTGCTACGTTTTCGCACAGCGAAATAAATTCGCCTTGCATCATTATTAAAAATATGGAAGAAGCTGTAAAATTAGCTGATTTCATCCTCAAAAAAATAAATTTAGAAGTGTTTAATTCGTTTTTTAAAAATCGTTATTCCGAAAATTTTAATCCGGAGAGAGATTTAGAAAAAATTGGCGTGATAAACCAAACTACCATGTTGGCAACGGAAACGCAAGACATTGCCGACTTTTTAAAAAAGACAATGATCGAAAAATACGGCGCTGAAAGTTTGAAAAATCATTTTGCTGATACACGCGATACGCTTTGTTACGCCACGAATGAAAATCAAGAAGCGACGTATCATTTACTAAAAGAAAATGCTGATTTAGCAATTGTAGTGGGCGGTTACAACAGTTCTAACACATCGCACATTGTAGAATTGTGTGAACAAAAATTACCGACATTTTTTATTTCTTCAGCAAATGAAATTGTATCGAAGGAAAAAATAAATCATTACAATTACCATCAACGCAAAGAACTTTGTACCGAAAATTATTTTCCTAAAAAAAATCCAGTAACTGTACTTTTAACAAGTGGCGCTTCGTGTCCAGATGCTGTGATTGAAGCAGTTCTAAAAAAGATAATTTCCTTTTTTGAAACTGAAAAGCAATTGGAAGAAGCCTTGAAAAACTGGGAACTTCTTTAA
- a CDS encoding universal stress protein, whose protein sequence is MSTTKKQILVPIDFSDQSLIALEQSYNLAREYKAEITMLYVVDDSNVLSKLFGKSEEASMKKKIEAKMNELATETEKKTKIKINVLIARGVIYDKIVEIAELVKAVMIIMGTNGTVGVKKRFIGSNALRVVREAKCPVITIKGKHHRNGCKNIVLPLDLTKETKEKVTKAIEFAKLGNKAAIRIISVLFTTDEFVVNRLTRQLGQVKNFIEKTGIECTAEIIKGIKGEESLGQNIIDYANKVEGDLIMIMTQQEVEFTKYFIGSAAQEIINTSDIPVISIIPSMKKDTTSFVPY, encoded by the coding sequence ATGAGTACCACAAAAAAACAAATTTTAGTACCGATTGACTTTTCGGATCAATCCCTTATTGCACTCGAACAATCGTACAACTTGGCGCGCGAATACAAAGCGGAAATTACCATGCTATACGTGGTGGACGACTCCAATGTGCTGTCTAAATTATTCGGTAAATCGGAAGAGGCTTCTATGAAAAAGAAAATTGAAGCCAAAATGAACGAATTGGCTACCGAAACAGAAAAAAAGACAAAAATAAAGATCAATGTGTTAATTGCTCGTGGAGTTATTTACGATAAAATTGTAGAAATCGCCGAATTGGTGAAGGCGGTGATGATTATCATGGGAACCAATGGAACCGTTGGTGTGAAAAAGAGATTTATCGGTTCCAACGCCTTGCGCGTGGTGAGAGAAGCAAAATGCCCCGTTATTACAATTAAAGGGAAACACCATCGTAATGGTTGCAAAAACATTGTGTTGCCACTGGATTTAACAAAAGAAACAAAAGAAAAAGTAACCAAAGCGATCGAATTTGCAAAATTGGGTAACAAAGCTGCTATTCGTATTATTTCTGTTTTATTTACAACGGATGAATTTGTGGTAAATCGTTTAACGCGCCAACTCGGACAGGTGAAAAACTTCATTGAAAAAACGGGTATCGAATGTACCGCAGAAATCATAAAAGGAATTAAAGGCGAAGAATCGCTCGGACAAAATATCATTGATTACGCTAACAAAGTGGAAGGCGATTTGATTATGATTATGACGCAACAAGAAGTGGAATTTACGAAATATTTTATTGGATCAGCGGCTCAAGAAATCATCAATACGTCCGATATTCCTGTGATTAGTATCATTCCGTCTATGAAAAAAGACACCACTTCTTTTGTTCCGTATTGA